Proteins encoded in a region of the Triticum dicoccoides isolate Atlit2015 ecotype Zavitan chromosome 3A, WEW_v2.0, whole genome shotgun sequence genome:
- the LOC119269998 gene encoding probable endo-1,3(4)-beta-glucanase ARB_01444 has protein sequence MERRKMAQVATYVAVALAAFLFWQSTRSPAPTPTPTPSPGASVFPRAESAVLPDPARFFAPHLLAAPLPTSSFFQNFALNDGDQPEYIHPYLVKSAAGGLKVCYPKSVHSPSFHAQAFVADLTLSSPSDADAAAGAGWRHHIAAFDDLSVTLDFSRSLRAFLVRGSPFVTVSTMCARCPVDISIASVHAFLEAAPRDDSLTRWRLRMNSGQTFLLYASAPIRLSMSGVTRLAAPGFLGVIRVAFLPDAAMEAVLDRYSGRYPTAGVAALDRPFSVDYAWCTQGSGDLLTLAHPLHLRLLSKDSRVRVLDDFRYRSIDGDLVGVVGDAWALRTDPVFPAWHSTRGISEDGVPEIVAALRKDVDELASSPITTTSSYFYGKAVARAARLALIAEEVGCPDVIPAVHRFLNATVTPWLDGSFEGNGFLYDPKWGGLVTRQGMTDTGADFGFGVYNDHHYHLGYFVYAIAVLAKIDPAWGREYMPQACSMVADFMTLSRGAGASYPRLRTFDLWKLHSWAGGLTEFGDGRNQESTSEAVNAYYSAALLGLSYGDKHLVSAAATLTALEMLAAQTWWHIREGDAIYEDDFTSNNRLVGVVWANKRDSGLWFAPPEWKECRLGIQLLPIVPISEALFPDAGFVKELVSWTAPALARDGVGDGWKGFVYALEGVYDKESALAKTRALASHDDGNTLTNLLWWLHSRGSPGADIAAVGVAGAVAVDAAGGTAHGMLLDMLAAEESLASA, from the coding sequence ATGGAGAGGAGGAAGATGGCGCAGGTCGCCACGTACGTCGCGGTGGCGCTCGCCGCGTTCCTCTTCTGGCAGTCCACGCGCAGCCCCGCCcccacgccgacgccgacgccgtccCCGGGGGCCTCCGTGTTCCCGCGGGCGGAGTCGGCGGTGCTCCCGGACCCGGCCCGCTTCTTCGCCCCGCACCTCCTCGCCGCGCCGCTCCCCACCAGCTCCTTCTTCCAGAACTTCGCGCTCAACGACGGGGACCAGCCCGAGTACATCCACCCCTACCTGGTCAAGTCCGCCGCGGGGGGGCTCAAGGTGTGCTACCCCAAGAGCGTCCACTCCCCGTCCTTCCACGCCCAGGCCTTCGTCGCCGACCTCACCCTCTCCTCCCCGTCCGACGCCGACGCCGCGGCCGGGGCCGGATGGCGCCACCACATCGCCGCCTTCGACGACCTCTCCGTCACCCTCGACTTCTCCCGGTCGCTGCGCGCGTTCCTCGTCCGCGGCAGCCCCTTCGTCACCGTCTCCACCATGTGCGCCCGTTGCCCCGTCGACATCTCCATCGCCTCCGTCCACGCCTTCCTCGAGGCCGCCCCCCGCGACGACTCGCTCACCAGGTGGCGCCTCCGGATGAACAGCGGCCAGACCTTCCTCCTCTACGCCTCCGCGCCGATCCGCCTGTCCATGTCCGGCGTCACGCGGCTCGCGGCGCCCGGCTTCCTTGGCGTCATCCGCGTCGCGTTCCTGCCCGACGCGGCCATGGAGGCCGTGCTCGACCGGTACAGCGGCCGCTACCCGACGGCCGGGGTGGCCGCGCTGGACCGCCCCTTCTCCGTCGACTACGCCTGGTGCACGCAGGGGTCGGGGGACCTGCTCACGCTCGCCCACCCGCTCCACCTCCGGCTGCTCTCCAAGGACAGCCGCGTCCGGGTGCTCGACGACTTCAGGTACCGCAGCATCGACGGCGACCTGGTCGGCGTCGTCGGCGACGCCTGGGCTCTGAGGACCGACCCGGTGTTCCCCGCCTGGCATTCCACCCGGGGCATCAGCGAGGACGGGGTGCCCGAGATCGTGGCCGCGCTGCGCAAGGACGTGGATGAGCTCGCCTCCAGCCCCATCACGACCACCTCGTCCTACTTCTACGGCAAGGCGGTCGCCAGGGCCGCGAGGCTGGCGTTGATCGCCGAGGAGGTCGGGTGCCCCGACGTCATCCCGGCGGTGCACCGGTTCCTGAATGCCACCGTCACGCCCTGGCTGGACGGCAGCTTCGAGGGCAATGGCTTCCTGTACGATCCCAAGTGGGGCGGCCTCGTCACTCGGCAGGGGATGACGGACACCGGCGCCGACTTCGGCTTCGGGGTCTACAACGACCACCACTACCACCTGGGCTACTTCGTGTACGCCATTGCTGTGCTCGCCAAGATCGACCCGGCCTGGGGGCGCGAGTACATGCCGCAGGCCTGCTCCATGGTCGCCGATTTCATGACGCTGTCGCGAGGAGCCGGCGCGAGCTACCCGAGGCTGAGGACGTTTGAtctctggaagctgcattcctgggCCGGGGGCCTGACGGAGTTCGGCGACGGGCGCAACCAGGAGAGCACCAGCGAGGCCGTCAACGCCTACTACTCCGCCGCGCTCCTCGGGCTGAGCTACGGGGACAAACACCTCGTCTCCGCCGCGGCCACGCTCACCGCGCTCGAGATGCTGGCGGCGCAGACATGGTGGCACATCCGTGAGGGCGACGCGATCTACGAGGACGACTTCACCAGCAACAACCGCCTCGTCGGCGTCGTGTGGGCCAACAAAAGGGACAGCGGCCTCTGGTTCGCGCCGCCGGAGTGGAAGGAGTGCAGGCTGGGCATCCAGCTCCTGCCGATCGTGCCCATCAGCGAGGCCCTCTTCCCGGACGCCGGCTTCGTCAAGGAGCTGGTGAGCTGGACCGCGCCGGCGTTGGCCAGGGACGGCGTCGGCGACGGGTGGAAGGGGTTCGTGTACGCCTTGGAGGGGGTCTATGACAAGGAGTCGGCGCTGGCCAAGACGAGGGCGCTGGCGTCGCACGACGACGGCAACACGCTGACCAACCTGCTGTGGTGGCTCCACAGCCGCGGCTCGCCGGGCGCCGACATTGCTGCTGTTGGTGTCGCCGGTGCGGTCGCCGTTGATGCTGCTGGTGGTACTGCTCATGGAATGCTCTTGGATATGCTCGCGGCGGAAGAATCTCTGGCTTCAGCGTGA